The DNA window CCGGACCACGATCGAGGTGACGGGCTACTACAAGCCGATCGTCCTCTCAGACGACAACTGCACGCTCGGCGGGTTCAAACTGACCAACAGGGGATTTGTGCTGGTCACTGGGAGCCACAACACAATCCAGAACATCACCGCGACCACGTTCCAGTCCGGGGAGGTAGAAGCGAACGGTGCGTTCTTTGTCTTTGCAAAGAACAGGGTCGTCGAGGATGTCGAGTTCCGGAACTGCACGGCAGTGGACTGCGGGATCCATGGATTCAATGTGAACGGGGATGGATCACCCAAGACCACGAAGAACCTGCGGTACATCGACTGTTCTGCGATCCGGTGCGGGAATGCGAACTCCAGTGCAACATGGACTACCGGGTTCGACTTTCATGAGTCCAACGACCTGCTCGGGCTTCAGGTGATCCGATGTCTGGCAGAGGATAACTGGGAGTCTGGGTTCCACTTCGAACCCGGGGGACAGGTGACCCCACGGACTCAATCCGCAGATATCGTGATGCAGGATTGCATCAGCCGGGACAACGGACAGCGGAACACGCTGCCTGATAGTTTCTTCAAGTCCGGGTACTTCATTCACCGGACGGCGGTCCTGACCAACTGCACCTCGATCAACAACCAGAACTGCGGGTTCTGGACCTGGGGAGGGGATGCGGTCACCTTCAACAACTGCACCGACGACGGCTCTGCAAATGCGTTCAGCGTCGGGAGGACGAGTGAGGATATCACCTACAACAACTGTGTCAGTACGAACGCGACCCAGCGGGGGATCTACTCGTTCGCAGCGACGAAGATCGCCTTCAACAACTTCAGCCTGGTAACCCCGAAGAACGCCACCGGATCGATCTCCCTGGGGTACCGGGACGGGGACACCGAAAACAAGTACCCGGTCACCGACTGTACCTTCGATGTGACCTGCACCGGAGTCGACCCGGCCGGGGTCGTGATCCAGAAGGACACGCTCAGGAACACGTTGAATATCCGTTGATTCTCTGATCTGTTCAGACAGATCGCGTACCTTTTTTAACTTCCTTTGCTCACCATACCCTCGCCAGGGGGATCACCCGGGCTAACTGAGGAGAGACAGATGAACGTTATTGCATTCAATGCCAGTCCGCGAAAGGATGGGAACACCCGGCGGTTGATAGACGCTGCGCTCGCAGAGATCGAGAAAGAAGGGATCGATACCGAGGTGGTCAACATTGGTCGAAAGAAGGTGCATGGCTGCATCGCCTGTATGAAGTGTTTTGAGAACCTGGACCGGCGATGTATCTTTGACGACGATCTGATCAATGGATGTATCGAGAAGATGGCAGCGGCCGATGGGATCATCATCGCCTCGCCGACGTACTTCGCCGACATGACCCCTGAAGCCAAGGCGCTGATCGATCGGGCCGGTTTTGTTGGAATAGCCAACGGCAACCTCTTCTCGCGAAAGGTGGGGGCCGGCATCAGTGTGGCACGGAGGGCTGGAGCGGTGACCACCGTCGACTCGATCAACCATTTCTTTGGGATCAGCGACATGGTCACCGTCGGGTCCACCTACTGGAACGTCGGTTTCGGGCTGGAGAAGGGTGACGTGGATAGCGATGTCGAAGGGATCCGGACGATGCAGCGGCTCGGTCAAAACATGGCATGGCTGGTGAAGAAGATCGCCGGCCAGCCCTGACATTAGTATGGAGAGCGTATGCAGATCTCACCCTCTATCCATGCACTTAGACTTCCGTTCAGAGTCCCCGTGGCTCCCGGCATGGTACTCGACCGGTTCGTATACTGTTACCTCGTCTACGGCGAGACAATCACCCTCATCGACACCGGGGTTGCCGGATGCGAGACGCAGATCTTCGAGACCATCCAGTCCGTCGATCGCGACCCCTCTGATATTGCATCGATCATCCTGACCCATTCGCATCCCGATCACATCGGGGGAGCCCGGGCAATCCAGCATGCAACCGGCTGCAGTATCATGGCGCACCCTGCTGAACGGGCATGGATCGAGGACGTGGATCTTCAGAACCACGAACGGCCGGTGCCGGGGTTTGCCTCACTGGTCGGTGGGTCGGTGCAGATCGATCGTGAACTCGTGGACGGGAATCGTATCGAACTCGATGAAACCCGGGAGATGAAGATAGAGGTGCTCCATACGCCAGGCCACTCGCCAGGGTCCATCTCACTCTTCGTACAGAGTGAAGGTGTGCTCTTCTCCGGTGATGCGATACCGGTGGCTGGAGATCTGCCGGTCTATGATGATGCTCTTGCATCCGTGCAGTCCCTACAACGGCTCCGGGGGGTTGCCGGCATCCGGGTTCTTCTCTCGGCATGGGATGAACCGAGGAAAGGCGGGGAGACATATGAGCAGATGGACCGGGCGGTTGACTATCTCCAGACGATCCATGAAACCGTACGTGCAGGGAGCAGTAAAGATACCATTGACGTGATGGAACTCACCAGGAGAACTGCCGTGTCTCTTGGCCTGCCTCAGCAGGCGGTAAATCCGCTGCTCGCCCGCACCTTCGCAGCAAACCTGCGGGTGCGGGACCAAAAAAGCCTGTTGGACGATTCTCAAAAATAAAGATCATGGGATCGGATGGCTTCAAGAGAGCCATTCCTCTTTTATAATAAAAAAAAGTGTGATCCGATCAGATCAGCATGGTGAGCCAGTGCCAGAAGTTGGTCATGCCCTGCCCCATCATCACACCCGGGTCGATCCCGAGTGCCGGAAAGATCAGGAAGAAGTAGGCGAAGGTCCCGATCGTCGACCCGACGTTTGCGAGGGCAGCGACCATCACCACCCGGAAGAGCGAGTTCTTCCGCATCTCGCTGAAGGACTCTGCCTCGAAGATCTTGTGAAGATCCTGTTTTGTCGGCTTTCTGATCTTTGCCTCGACGATCGCAGAGAACCAGCCGGCAGCGAGGATCGGGTTGACAGCCGTATACCCGGAGACGAGAAAACCGGTCAGAGCTGAGAGCGGGTGGCCGCCCGCGGCCAGGGTGAAGACGGCGGTCAGCACCCCGTGCAGGATCACCCAGTACAGCAGTGCCCACAGCAGCACGTTGAACCCGACGCCTGAGAAGATGATCGTGATAAGGATAAATGCAAACATCAGGATCATCACGATCCCGATGATCTTCCCCCAGGGGTATGACTTCGCCTTCGTGGTCAGGTCGGCCATCGGCGGGAGGGATGCCGGGTCGAGCAGGTACCCCTCGATACCCTTCCGGTGACCGGCCCCGATCACGACCAGCACCCGCTCGAACCGTCCAGATAGGCCGATGATCTGGTGAGCGAGGTATGCATCCCGCTCATCGATCAGGGCCTTCGCCCCATTCGGTGAAAACTTTCTGAACTCCTCAAGTGCGGCCGAGATCACGTCCTGCTGCTTCAGCGACTCGATATCGATCTCCCCCTCGTCAACTCCGATCAGCGAGGCGCCGAGGGCGTAGATCATCTTGCACTTCTCCCAGATGGTCATGCCGCCCCAGAACCGCTGAAGCGTGATCCCGATATCCCGATCGATCAGCCCAATCTGCACCCCGCGCTCCTCTGCGGCCTGGATAGCGGCCTTCATCTCTGCACCGGGTTCGACCCCGACATCCATCCCGATCTTCCGCTGGATGTACCCGAGCACCCACTGGATCAGCAGCTGGTTGAAGTTGCCCCCCTTCAGGATATCGTCGACCTCGGGCGCTTCACCCTGCTTCTTCAGGCCGGCATACCGGCCTGCGTCGAGTTCGACCGCGATCACGTCCGGCGTGAACGCATCGATCTCAGCCAGCACCTCGTCGACACTCTCCTGCGATACATGGGCTGTTCCGATCAGCCGAACCTCACCCATCGAGCACCTTCATTCCTTCACCATCGATCACAACGGAACATCCCGCAGGAATTGCTGCATTTCTATAGATCTCTCTCACCTTTATCTCTTCCAGTTCTTCGGCATCTCTTCGTGCGATCAGATCGTCGGCCAGAGTCAGATCATCATGAGTCACCGATCGGCTCTCTCCGTATCCATTGCACTCCGACCGGACCAATCGGTCTCCGTCCAGCATGAACGGGTAGGTCCTGCAGATCCAGGGCCGGTATGGATGGATGGTGCACCGGTCGCTCTCTGCGAAGATGCATCGTCCCTCGCTCCGACGAAGCGCCCATTCAAAGGTATACGTGGACCCATCAGCGGCGGTCAGCGGCTCGGGGAACGGTTCGACGATCTGGTTCCAGTCGAGTCCGGTCGCCTGGATGATCCTTCTGATCTCAGGCGGCGCCACGATCACCAGACTTGCATCCACCCCGGCCCCCAGGCAACAGGCTCCGCACCGGGAGCAGGTGAATCCGGTATCAGCGATCGCGGCGGCATACTGCTCCCTCTCGCCGTGTTCAGCCTTATCCATCAAGGGTAACCTGGTTGAAGTTCTGATAGACGACCCTGCCATCCAGACTGTGACTGACCTCGGGATGCCACTGCACCCCGTAGATCTGTTTTTCCGGGCATGCTATCGACTCGGCCTGGCAGATGGGGGAGTGGGCAAGCCGTTTGAAGCCGTTCGGGATCACCGAGACCTCATCGGCGTGCGAGGCCCAGACCTCGATCGTGTCCGGATAGCCGGCAAGGACTGTATCGTGGTCCTCGATCTCCACCTCAACCGCTCCATACCCGCCGCTCCTGCCCGGGGTGACGGTGCCACCGAATCTGGTCGCGATCACATGCAGGCCAAGGCAGACGCCGAGCACCGGCAGTCCCAGGTCGAGGTAGGCTGCGCAGTTGCCGGTCCGCTCGATCGAGGGACCACCGCCGAGGACCAGACCGCGGCACCCACTCTGCACCTCATCGGGTGAAGTGGTGTTCGGGACCATCTTTGCATCGATATCGAGGTCGCGGAGCATCCGCACGATCAGATGGTTGAACTGCCCAAAGTTATTGACAACAAAGATGGGAAGCATTGCAG is part of the Methanosphaerula palustris E1-9c genome and encodes:
- a CDS encoding YkgJ family cysteine cluster protein, with amino-acid sequence MDKAEHGEREQYAAAIADTGFTCSRCGACCLGAGVDASLVIVAPPEIRRIIQATGLDWNQIVEPFPEPLTAADGSTYTFEWALRRSEGRCIFAESDRCTIHPYRPWICRTYPFMLDGDRLVRSECNGYGESRSVTHDDLTLADDLIARRDAEELEEIKVREIYRNAAIPAGCSVVIDGEGMKVLDG
- a CDS encoding TraB/GumN family protein; protein product: MGEVRLIGTAHVSQESVDEVLAEIDAFTPDVIAVELDAGRYAGLKKQGEAPEVDDILKGGNFNQLLIQWVLGYIQRKIGMDVGVEPGAEMKAAIQAAEERGVQIGLIDRDIGITLQRFWGGMTIWEKCKMIYALGASLIGVDEGEIDIESLKQQDVISAALEEFRKFSPNGAKALIDERDAYLAHQIIGLSGRFERVLVVIGAGHRKGIEGYLLDPASLPPMADLTTKAKSYPWGKIIGIVMILMFAFILITIIFSGVGFNVLLWALLYWVILHGVLTAVFTLAAGGHPLSALTGFLVSGYTAVNPILAAGWFSAIVEAKIRKPTKQDLHKIFEAESFSEMRKNSLFRVVMVAALANVGSTIGTFAYFFLIFPALGIDPGVMMGQGMTNFWHWLTMLI
- a CDS encoding MBL fold metallo-hydrolase, with amino-acid sequence MQISPSIHALRLPFRVPVAPGMVLDRFVYCYLVYGETITLIDTGVAGCETQIFETIQSVDRDPSDIASIILTHSHPDHIGGARAIQHATGCSIMAHPAERAWIEDVDLQNHERPVPGFASLVGGSVQIDRELVDGNRIELDETREMKIEVLHTPGHSPGSISLFVQSEGVLFSGDAIPVAGDLPVYDDALASVQSLQRLRGVAGIRVLLSAWDEPRKGGETYEQMDRAVDYLQTIHETVRAGSSKDTIDVMELTRRTAVSLGLPQQAVNPLLARTFAANLRVRDQKSLLDDSQK
- a CDS encoding GMP synthase subunit A, with protein sequence MLPIFVVNNFGQFNHLIVRMLRDLDIDAKMVPNTTSPDEVQSGCRGLVLGGGPSIERTGNCAAYLDLGLPVLGVCLGLHVIATRFGGTVTPGRSGGYGAVEVEIEDHDTVLAGYPDTIEVWASHADEVSVIPNGFKRLAHSPICQAESIACPEKQIYGVQWHPEVSHSLDGRVVYQNFNQVTLDG
- a CDS encoding right-handed parallel beta-helix repeat-containing protein, coding for MTLNTELRWDKIGVVIVVILLVLGVLVYAYTHRHVAQPTTPVTEVPVTTTATLPDGALVVAAGDSSEAEKQKATYQCDGVDDQAEISTALGALPSGSGTVVLLGGTFHVTDEIILPTGTTLLGQGPDRTTIEVTGYYKPIVLSDDNCTLGGFKLTNRGFVLVTGSHNTIQNITATTFQSGEVEANGAFFVFAKNRVVEDVEFRNCTAVDCGIHGFNVNGDGSPKTTKNLRYIDCSAIRCGNANSSATWTTGFDFHESNDLLGLQVIRCLAEDNWESGFHFEPGGQVTPRTQSADIVMQDCISRDNGQRNTLPDSFFKSGYFIHRTAVLTNCTSINNQNCGFWTWGGDAVTFNNCTDDGSANAFSVGRTSEDITYNNCVSTNATQRGIYSFAATKIAFNNFSLVTPKNATGSISLGYRDGDTENKYPVTDCTFDVTCTGVDPAGVVIQKDTLRNTLNIR
- a CDS encoding flavodoxin family protein; the encoded protein is MNVIAFNASPRKDGNTRRLIDAALAEIEKEGIDTEVVNIGRKKVHGCIACMKCFENLDRRCIFDDDLINGCIEKMAAADGIIIASPTYFADMTPEAKALIDRAGFVGIANGNLFSRKVGAGISVARRAGAVTTVDSINHFFGISDMVTVGSTYWNVGFGLEKGDVDSDVEGIRTMQRLGQNMAWLVKKIAGQP